One Nitrospina watsonii DNA segment encodes these proteins:
- a CDS encoding NAD(P)H-dependent glycerol-3-phosphate dehydrogenase, which produces MPESKHIGVVGAGSWGTALSLLLADQGWQVDLWVHEPDLCETMQGQRQNTFFLPDIPLPENIRPSTRFEEVVTGKDQLLLVVPTHVLRATVKRFKSLIKPGCLIINASKGIEDDTLRFIHQILQEELDRPHPLASLSGPTFAAEIARKTPSAIVAASQDEATALQVKHLFDSPYLKVFTSNDLLGVELGGALKNVIAIATGISDGLGLGLNTRAALITRGLVEITRIGAALGARPETFAGLSGMGDLVLTCTGDLSRNRSVGWKLAQGETLHSITSNMKMVAEGVHTVVSAYKLKEKLDIQASIIEETYQMLHHGKSPQAALQDLMTVEIGSEFSGIKGLQ; this is translated from the coding sequence ATGCCGGAATCAAAACACATTGGAGTGGTGGGAGCAGGAAGCTGGGGCACCGCCCTGTCCCTGCTTTTGGCAGACCAGGGCTGGCAGGTGGACCTGTGGGTGCACGAACCGGATTTGTGCGAGACCATGCAAGGACAACGACAGAACACGTTTTTCCTCCCGGACATCCCGCTCCCTGAAAACATCCGTCCTTCCACCCGTTTCGAAGAAGTGGTGACGGGGAAAGACCAGTTGCTGCTGGTGGTGCCGACGCATGTGCTGCGCGCCACGGTCAAGCGGTTCAAATCCCTGATCAAGCCGGGGTGCCTCATCATCAACGCCAGCAAGGGCATCGAAGACGACACCCTGCGTTTCATCCACCAGATTCTGCAAGAGGAACTGGACCGGCCGCATCCACTGGCTTCGCTGTCGGGTCCCACCTTCGCCGCCGAAATCGCACGCAAGACCCCGTCCGCCATCGTCGCGGCCTCTCAGGACGAAGCCACGGCGCTGCAGGTCAAACACCTGTTCGACAGTCCGTACCTGAAAGTGTTCACCAGCAACGACCTGTTGGGGGTGGAGTTGGGGGGCGCACTCAAGAACGTGATCGCCATCGCTACCGGTATCTCCGATGGGCTGGGCCTGGGGCTCAACACCCGCGCCGCGCTCATCACCCGCGGATTGGTGGAGATCACCCGCATCGGCGCAGCACTGGGCGCGCGTCCGGAAACGTTTGCCGGGCTGTCCGGTATGGGCGACCTGGTTCTCACCTGCACCGGAGACTTGAGCCGCAACCGCAGCGTCGGCTGGAAACTGGCCCAAGGTGAAACCCTGCACTCCATCACCAGCAACATGAAAATGGTCGCCGAAGGCGTGCACACGGTTGTATCGGCGTACAAACTGAAAGAGAAACTGGATATTCAGGCATCGATCATCGAGGAAACCTACCAGATGCTGCACCATGGCAAATCACCGCAGGCCGCACTGCAGGATTTGATGACGGTCGAGATCGGTTCCGAGTTTTCCGGCATTAAGGGCTTGCAATGA
- the larB gene encoding nickel pincer cofactor biosynthesis protein LarB, translating to MNPLQLHKLLNDLYTQKVRPDTVLEQLRTLPFEDLGFAHVDHHRPLRNGMAEVIYCEGKTPAQISGIIKKQLKAGCDILATRLAADSYRKMKKDLPAKAVYNAEGRVLTIQKNAKKKRFGQILIVTAGTSDLPVAEEAMATADLLGSNVEKIVDVGVAGIHRILDKIDRLRKARVIVVVAGMDGALLSVVGGLVDCPVIGVPTSVGYGASFGGVAALLTMLNSCSTGVGAVNIDNGFGAACLAHRINMMGG from the coding sequence ATGAATCCACTGCAACTGCACAAACTGCTGAACGATCTGTACACACAGAAAGTCCGGCCCGACACGGTGCTCGAACAACTGCGGACCCTGCCCTTCGAGGACCTGGGCTTCGCGCATGTGGACCATCACCGCCCCCTGCGCAATGGCATGGCCGAGGTGATCTATTGCGAAGGCAAAACCCCCGCGCAGATTTCCGGCATCATCAAAAAGCAACTGAAGGCGGGCTGCGACATCCTGGCCACGCGGCTGGCAGCCGACAGCTATCGAAAAATGAAAAAGGATCTGCCGGCCAAGGCGGTGTACAACGCTGAAGGGCGGGTCCTGACCATCCAGAAGAATGCGAAGAAGAAACGGTTCGGCCAGATCCTCATCGTCACCGCCGGCACCTCGGACCTCCCTGTGGCGGAGGAAGCAATGGCCACCGCCGACCTGCTGGGCAGCAATGTGGAGAAAATCGTCGATGTCGGCGTCGCGGGCATTCACCGCATCCTGGATAAAATTGATCGCCTGCGCAAGGCACGGGTGATCGTGGTGGTTGCGGGGATGGATGGCGCGTTGTTGAGCGTGGTCGGCGGGCTGGTGGATTGTCCGGTGATCGGCGTGCCAACCAGCGTCGGTTATGGCGCGTCCTTCGGCGGCGTGGCGGCGCTCCTCACCATGCTCAACAGTTGCTCCACCGGTGTCGGCGCGGTCAACATCGATAACGGGTTTGGCGCCGCCTGCCTGGCGCACCGCATCAATATGATGGGAGGCTAA
- a CDS encoding S1 family peptidase, protein MGLPTEIMRFFYRDFSGNASGQTPGTIEQFSKVKPGWYQTLDLQEVFRICARLVHAGYLTECNSNHSHPILGRSYIAPYFDERRATYGEYDFVAYGFPYVREKFYKSVRPVIVTKNNNQEDIGTCFLLGNHSTLVTARHVIENLPRIIIDDEDGRPIRVRSIIVSKDPSLDVGIITTEQPLKNTPFLRCKDGAILDEVLCLGYPPIPGFESMLLADLASINSELKASSGRITASSQSYLNKQRYILLNARVKGGNSGGPIINHQGYVVGILVQTSISALDAEKLDCLGYGIGTPKNEWIKLFPSDQGNLQNGTPLDFTNLPSGGFRTT, encoded by the coding sequence ATGGGGCTTCCCACAGAAATAATGAGGTTTTTTTATAGAGATTTCTCTGGAAATGCATCTGGACAAACCCCTGGTACTATTGAACAATTCTCTAAAGTCAAGCCGGGGTGGTATCAAACTCTTGATTTACAAGAAGTCTTTCGTATTTGTGCAAGACTCGTGCACGCTGGATACCTTACTGAATGCAATAGCAACCATTCTCATCCTATCCTTGGCCGTAGTTACATTGCCCCATATTTTGATGAACGTCGTGCAACTTACGGTGAGTATGATTTCGTAGCTTATGGCTTTCCTTACGTTCGCGAGAAATTTTATAAATCCGTGCGTCCTGTAATTGTCACAAAAAATAATAACCAAGAAGATATTGGAACATGTTTTTTACTTGGCAATCATTCGACCTTAGTGACTGCGCGACACGTTATTGAAAACCTGCCCCGAATAATTATAGATGATGAGGATGGAAGACCAATACGAGTACGAAGTATTATTGTCTCAAAGGATCCTTCTTTAGATGTTGGCATTATCACAACAGAACAACCATTGAAAAATACTCCCTTCTTAAGATGTAAGGATGGTGCCATATTAGATGAAGTGCTATGTTTAGGTTACCCACCTATACCAGGTTTTGAATCAATGCTCTTAGCAGACTTAGCAAGCATAAACTCTGAGTTGAAAGCCTCATCTGGAAGAATTACAGCATCAAGTCAATCTTATTTAAATAAGCAAAGATACATCTTACTTAATGCGCGTGTTAAAGGCGGAAATAGCGGTGGTCCAATAATAAATCACCAGGGTTACGTGGTGGGCATTCTCGTCCAAACTTCAATTTCCGCTTTAGATGCAGAGAAACTTGACTGTCTTGGATATGGAATCGGAACACCTAAGAATGAATGGATTAAGCTTTTTCCAAGTGACCAAGGTAATCTTCAGAATGGAACACCACTTGACTTTACTAACTTGCCCAGTGGTGGTTTCCGAACTACTTAA